ATTATTGTACTTgtctaatataataaaataataaaaaaataattttgtatctcaattaacttatgaactaactaaagtgcatggccaggtgttctcttttgtaacagatcccatcttcactgagggaactgcagCCCGAGGACTAAGTGATGCTAAAGAAATCTGtttggaactacacctcccactgcaaaaAGACCCCAGCCCTGGAAGGAACACTTACATCCGTGCAATGATAACTTAtatccttttatattattattattattgttaacatttatttataaagcaatcaataaccgatacaagaggtgaagagggctctgcctaaaagagcttttcTGTGTGTTTACAAACATCTTACTAGCCCAAGAGATAgcaattagataaaaaaaaatggggttaCGTAGTTCTAGTACAACTCCTTTAATACACAGCCTAACAAAGCTATGCCCTTTCTCACTGTAGGAGATTAATTAATTATGAAACCCCTAACTCCTTCAGATTttaggaacattttaataaatgctccaGATCCTAGAAAAATCCTGGTGCCTGCCTTATCTATCTTGTATGTATGTGTCAGGGtcaatgcatgtagaaatggaaagaTTATGGACTGATAGTCTATGGCAGTTGCCTTAGCCTGTAAACAAaaggtttcagagaatattaGAGGACATATGGCACAATTAAAGTTATAAACTTGTTTTAGTTAATTTCTGAATGGCCTAGCCTCACTGctatttttataagaaagatAAGAAAGTGTTAGAGAAAAAAGCAGCATGTTGTTTTGAGAGtacaaagaaagagaaactggATATCAGTAGATTTCAAACGTAACTAGTTGACTGTACACCATACAAAGCTACTATACGCCCGCATTCTCACCCTGTTATCTCAAACAGTATCCTATCAGTAAATGGTATTTGTCCCCTTGTTAACTCCTTCCTACAGCAAGGCAAGTCACGCCTGATTGTTCTCCCCTTACAACACACCAGTCAACCCAGTCTGAATATTGTTTAATCCAAGACCTAAGGGCCATTAACACTTTAATTACACTTATTGTGTTCATTATTCCTGATGTGACAGTTCTACTTACATCTATACCCTGTGATGTGTTTGTATTCACAGTTATGatttaaagtaatgttttttccTCGGTCCCAGTTGACCTTGAGACACAGTTactattggcttttatttttgATGGGGCCTAATATACCTAGACCCATCATCCCTAAGGTTATTGGATTTCATCAGTGGCCATTCCCTGATGCTCCAATACTCCTTGAAGTCATGGACTCCTAGCCATGGTTCCGTCCTGCTTCAGTACGTCAATGGCCTACTGTTGTGTAGTCCTAATCAGGCTGCTAGTGTTGCTCACATGGTTAGTCTTTTACAACACCTTGCACTTGAAGGTCACAAAATTGCTAAACACAAAACTCAGATGGGGGCTGAGTCTGTTGAATACTAATACAATATTCTTGGGCAGTGCACAAAGAAAGATCAATATGTGTTAATTATATGGTCACCAgctatgcaaaatgtgttttatcagcTTAATAAATCTCTGGTTCAAGCCCCTGCTTTAGGACTACCAAATTATtgtaaaccttttcttttgtatgttaaGGACACCTGTAAAACCATGACTGCAGTCTGTGCTCAGGAGTCTGGAGGCAATTTGCATCCGGTAGCCCATTTTTCCAAAGTAATGCTTGTTCCGGTACAGGGGATGCCGGCGTGTCTCAAAGCTTTAGCAGCTAGTGCTATGGCTGTAGAAATGTCATAGTCAGTCACGAATGGTCACAATACTATCTTGCATACTTCACACCAAGTCACACATTTGCTATAAAACATTACCACCCAACATAAGACTTCCTAATGCCTTAATAGACATGAAGTTGTTTTACTTGACAAgcaaaattttaactattgaatatGCTTCTACAACACAAAGTCCCGCAGCAGTTTTCAAtgcattattatatttttctaatccTGATAGCAATCCATTGTTACAAGCTCTGTGTGTTACTGAAATTCATAATAGTACTACACCAAGAGGGGATTTATAGGATATCCCTTAGAGAATACTATTAACATTTTCGTTGAGGGTTCTTGTACCAGGACCTCAGATCACGAGTACCAGGCAGACTACGCAGTTGTGCAACTCCCTGATATAGTCATTTAGTCAGGTCCATTAACTGTTAACTCCTTGGGTTAGAAGTCCACTTATTATTCCCAGTGATTTAGAACTATTCAAATAAGAATATGTACATAACTTTATCATTACTTTGAATGGCAACTATGGTGATGTCTCTTTATCTTTTCGTTTACCCACACAGGAACCTACATATATCTTCTGCCCTGAAGACTCTCTTGTTGTTCGACAGCTGCATCGTTATCGAAATGGGGGATTTCCATTTGGACCCAAAGCCACAGTTATTGCCATCACACCAACCTCCATTCTAACAGACTCCAGTGTCGAGTGGATTCACGCTTCGAGAGTGAAACTTGCCCCAGTTGCTACCATCACCAGTACCTTCTAACGATTATAACACTACCAAAGATGACCTCTTCTTGCCTGATAACACCGCCCCAAGACATCAGGACAGACAGAATGACCAGGATGACCAGGAGGATGATCAGAGAGAAACTCAAGAACTGATCACTACCTGTAATGAACAGGAAATAGACAAAATATGCACTTTGGTGCAGCctcttattttccttttgataTTTATCCCATTGTGAATATTACTTAACTGCATCTACTCTTCTTCATTTGCAGAAACTTTTCAGTCTCTGTTATAAGCCTcccattaatgacattttttctatttctacAACCAATTTATCTATAGTATCTAGGGTTAAACATGAAGTTTAATCACCTTACCTTATTAGTTTCTTTGTTTAAAGGTTTTAATGGAATTAGGATAATGCAATGAGAATGATTCAATGCTATTACTATTCACACTTAAAGATAATTTAACTTGCTCTGCTAATAATCACTGTACTATATGGAATATGTCTGCAACTTTCTCTATCTATAAGGTTCCAGATCTGTTAaaggttattttatgttttctaacACCACCTGTAACTGTTCCATATCTAATATCACTGCATTCCAATCTATTATTCTTTACTTTTCTGTTGTTTATGATTTAACCTTTTTTGAATAACATTGTGTCCACTACTTATACCTGGACATATGTCACTAATTTTTCTCTTCCTGTAGACCTTGTGTCAGTTTTTATTAATGGTACTCCTATCACTAACCGCACATAGTTTATTTTTAACATCAAGTGTGTCCATCTTGATACACCTTAACACATAGTTATTCTATGTGTATAAAAAtctgtatacatgtttttttcttttttgtctctGTCCTTCTTAAATAATCTTAGCCATCCTGTTATTGGAcaagctgtttttgtttttctttttgccaatACCATCAAGGTTAAAATGCTCAAGGCTGAATACCAAGTAAACCACAGCTGAACCTTACTTTTTACACAAAGATTTGAATGTATGTCATTAGAATGTTTATCTGACTATTCTGTAATGATTACAGTTGTCCCACAGTATGTTTGCCTAGCTACAGACTTTCCTGTCGGTGCTTATGCTGTTGATTCTTCTCTACCTTTTAGTGGCTGCTTTGCCAATGTCACTCTGCTATGATGTTtcaattgtatttactatttttcTCCCATTTCCTACTGTTCATAAGTCATTCATGTATTTCCCATCTGCTTTACCTTAGATCAGTATCAGATCCCTTTATCAGTGTACTGTTCCTTAATCACTGATAATACTAATGCTATAGCCGCTTGTCACATGACCAATAACTGTATGACACAGCTATTAAAACAGTAGCAACTTAGAACAAGTTAATATCCCTAGGATCTCAAATACAGGACAATTTACAGCATCATTGGTATGATATATTCTCAGGTTGGTCACACATTGGCTATTCTATTGTTCAAAGCTTCTTCTATCCACTTATCATTGTTGTAGTtatatttgttttgcttattttttgttcaacttgtatttgtcatgtaccttttgcaaacacatacaaaagatgATTTCCATTTCTCAACTAGAACAACTCAAATTAATTCCTGCTATAGACTCCTCACTACCTTTCAGTGGTTGCCTCACTAACGTCACCCTTTTACGTTGGTATAATTATACCTATTATTTTTCTCCTATCCCCACTGCCATCGTTCCTTTCTGTATTTCCCACCTACCTTACCTGTAGGATCAGATTCCCAATACTGTACATCAATCACTTATTATCCATAACACTAACATGATTGCTGCTTATCGTAAGCATGATACCCAATTGCATGACATTGCTACCAAGAACAAATTGCTCTCTCTGGGCTCTAAAATACAAGATGATCTGCAACCCCATTGGTATGATGCCTTCACTGGCTGGTCTCCAACAGGTTCTGCTATTATGCAAAgtctttttattcactttttgctGTTATTACTGTGTTTGTTTTACTTGTATTTTTCAATTTATATCTCTCATGTATTTTTCGTAAACGTATTCAAAAAATTATTTCACATGCTCAGTCTGAACAACTTAAGCTTATTTATGCTTCACTTATGTAGTCACTTTTGTGACTAAAAGGGGGAttgatagggtttaaattgcttaatgctgaatttacacaattttgttttgtatcatgaaggcctgtgaatgtgttacttcaattgttatgattatcctcactatcttgtctttgtccaagttgcttttggccttgattatctcagctaatattcaaggctaagagatcataataaagcttcagcagctaattaaataatttctgtatttctactaataattgcaatgtacccacccatgatacgtaagcataatgggatgtgtttttctatctactatataagtaataacaaaacaaaataaagtggtacttgtttgcaatacacatactggttgtatcgtttgtacaagttccctgatcagcgcacatgcgcagacgatatcagatgttacgccgacgcacagattaaatcgaaccggttcgtgactgcttagatacagtgcagagaagcacagacagagttaaagagattaacccttacaatcTGACCAGGATAGAGTGTCATCAGGGTGCACCTGTTGAAGTAAGTCTAACAGAGGTCTGGTTAATTCAGAGTAATTAGCAATCCACTGTCTACAATATTCTAGCATACTTAGGAAAGTGCGTAATTGGGAAGCTTGTTAAGAAAGGGGTAAATAACGAATGGCTTGTACACACATGGGATTTAAATGACGTAATCCAGCAGAAATGCAATATCCTAGGTAATGGACCTTAGGCTTACAATCCTGTCATTTTTGGAAAGATACTTTATGGCCTAGTGCAGCCAACTGTAAGTAACAAGTAAGGCATGAGTGTCAATTTTGCAAGCCTGTTCTGTGGGGGAGGCAATCAAAATGTCATCTACATATTGGATTACAGCAGAGCCTCCCGGCAGTGTTAGAGAGTCTAAATCATTCTTAAGAGCACACGAGTGGCCATACTCTCAATATAGCCTTGTGGGCATCGTGTGAATTTATATTGGCGGTGGTCAAAGGTGAAGGCAAATAACCACTGCAAATCTTTATCAACCTCTATACTAAAAAATGCTGAACTTAAATCAACTACTGTGAAGTACGTTGCTGTAGGAGGCATCTGACTGAGTATAGTAGCTGGATTTGGTACTACTGGGAACCGTGGAATGACAATATTATTGATGGCTCTCAGGTCTTGAACAAACCGATAGGTATTTTTACCAGGCTTTTTGACAGGTAAAATTGAAGCTCCAGTGTCTACAAGGCAGGAAACAAGTGAACCATTAATAACACAATTAATGACAGATTCAGTAGTTGAATTTACATACTTTGAAAGGCATTTGCATGAATAAGTATAAAGCATCTGCTTCAGTTCACTGCGCAGCTCCCTGCTCATCAGGCTCATCAGTATTGctcttagagatgtagcgaactgttcgccggagaactaattcgcacgaaaatcgggtgttcgcaagtttgcgaacttttagcgatgttcgcaattttgggttcgccttagctggagccaaattttgacctctcaccccagagccagcagatacatggcagccaatcaggcagctctccctcctggaccacccctggaccactcccttccatatataaaccgaagcccagcagccattttacattctgcctgtgtgtgcttgatgagttagcatagggagagagctttgcagggatttgagggagagtttaggtagctttgctgactagtaatctactttctactgctctgtatatagctgctgtgggcagctgtcctgctgatctcatctgctgtaacccaatagtccttgtaaggactgcttttattttctgattactgttactcttcttttcattgtgtactgcagctccatctgtgtgtgttggagacaggtgtgctgctcatagtagtgcactaagcaccaacaagagatcactttttttttattattaattttttttaaatttaacttactgttctttaatctgtccagtgctgtttgctgttattcatagtagtgcaccaaacacgttacacatagtagtgacattgctgTCATAGTagtgcattgcaataaaatcacctgagcgacgtttttccaccagcaataatatattccgtatccactactgcggtgttttgtctttgcgtgtgaaccggcggtaacctttacatgacttgattggcatgtagacaccggacgttttaaagcagtttattacacaagtttagaaatgtagtgtgctttacagcacaaaacgcaatgctgtgtcaacaacgtattttatcagagaaatttttgcccttgatccccctcctgcatgccactgtccaggtcgtggcaccctttaaacaactttaaaatcaattttctgGCCAGAattggcttttctagtttttaaagttcgccttctcattgaagtctatggggttcgcaaagttcgcaaaagttcgcactttttggcagaagtttgcgaacgggttcgcgaactttatttttgaggttcgctacatctctaattgctCTAGCCCTGATACCCTGTCAGTTGTGGACAGCTACACTTAAGGTGTCCCACTGAGGAGGAAGCTGAGGAGGTAAATTGGTAGGCTGATCTAATGTAGGAGGTGGTGGGTGGGAATGCTGGTTGTGCAGGGATCACTGTTTGAGGAGCTTGTGAAACTGGAGCAGGAATGGAATTTGGTATTTGTTGCAAGGGGCCACTCCAATTGTTATAATAACCCCCGCCCTCTTTCTCTACTCTTCCCACAATATTAATGTCCTGGCTTATAGCCAAAGTACTGGCAAGGGTTAATTTGGGCAGGCGCAGTAAATTGAAACTGGGGACTAGGGACATGGGAGTAATGGCATTGGCTGCAAGTTAAGGGTAGTAGACAAAGCATTCATCATTAATTGCATGCTTTGTTTAAGTCTTTCAGGTCTCTTTCCAGTCTGTCCCTGATCTTTCCCTGAATAAGGAGGAAAATTTGGATCTCTTTGCACAAGGTGAACATTGCCCATTCACTATCATAGGGAACCTTACATTGCATTAACAGAGTTTCTAGAAACCTTATACAAGCTACATTATACATTATGGCCAAATCATATCTGGGTCATTGGTAGCCCATGTTGTCTGCTTATGCCATGCTGACATAAACGGTTGCAACCTCATGTTTCTTAACCTCTCGGGACCGTATTTACTACTTGGGCAGGAAACTAATGCCATTCCTTTATAGTTAACTTTTTGCCATCTGGGTATTCAGCAACCCTAGATCTATTGTTCCCCATAGTTGTCCCTGCGTAACTACCTTCTAGGCTCTGTTACTTTCTCTCTTATTAGAAGATAGTTCAGTTCAACCACCTGACCCTCTAATTTTCTCTTTATAGTGGTTGATCAAATTCTCTtttcatttctctttttcttcttataCTCTTTAACACTTCTTTTTCTCTTATTCTCTTTAACACTTTACTCAGATCATTAAAGGTGGCATTAATCCACTTCAAAACACACCACCTTTCCTGTTACTCTTCCGTCAGTGCGGTTGCAAAAACCGCCGAACCAATAGTTATAATAACTTTAGGCAAATGCCTCTGACCAATAGTGACGGGTGCAAGCAACAGGTCTGTCTGCAGCAACTATAATTTGGTGTAACTCAAGACAGTGTTATAGCCTAGGGTGAAATTCACACCAATAATTTGGGAAAAACTTTCAATTTTAAGGCTTTATAATTAACACTTTACAGTCCTTTGCTACACCCTAATGCAATTACCGAGCTGGCCTAGCAACACATAAGTTTCAAACAGGACTTCAGAAGACACCAACCGTAACAATCAGACAAAGCACAAATATAGGGTCATATacagacagtatacacagagccgcttattttcactttttcacttcttttttttaatttttttattttctctcaaGCAGCAGATGATCTTTCCCTTCCTATTCTCATGAGGCAACTTAATCCAGAATCTCAAAATACCCAGGGGGCAAAGATTACATGTAAATTATTCAATAAAGTTGCATTTTCTGAGAGTAGCGATTAGGATGCAGCCTTACCCAAGGACAGAAAGAATAGTGAACAACTGAGGACAAATATAGGTAAAAGCTTACCTTTTGGGCCCGGTTTGTACACAGTTATGGTCAATAATTCCAGGTTCCGTCCCAAGGTATGGTGCATCCCATCCTCGTCGCCAACTGAAAGGTCTAAGGTCATTTCCAAGGAATGACAGAACAGGAGATTTTAAAATGCTCACTCAGAAAAGGAAATTTATTGATGCGGTgcaccaagcatagaatagcagtACAGCATTCATCAGCTTCTCACAAATTTGTGTGTGACCTACCCTGTGACATAATTTTTTATACCTTTGAATAAACATCATTAGCATAAGTAATTACGTATTATTACCTttgtaatttcattggttaacacattaatatacagaataagacaattattttattggattAGGTAGTTAAGCGTCACCTGTGGTAAGGCAAGATGCCTAGAGAAACAGGACTATATCTTGTCCATTTTCACTTCACTACCTACTGTACCTAAAGCTGTTGGACCACATCCTGGCCATCAGACATGATTTCCTGAtgagcagaacatttgcagaaacGTTCCAGACATGGAAGTCTGCCAGGTATATTATTATGTAGGTAAAAGTTTATCTGAGCCAATCTTCTGAGCAATGCAAGCTCAGGTCtaagaagcaaagcaaaaatcaGATCTAACACTTATAtttgctaaaaattaatttaaacattaaatagacccaataggattgttttgccaataaggattaattatatcttagttgggatcaagtacaaggcactgttttatttttacaaagaaaaaggaaatctttgaattatttgattaaaatggagtctatgggagatggttttcccGTAATTTTGAGTACTTTAGTACTGCTCTTATAGGGTTCAAGTAGATTCTATTATTTGGCACCACAATGAAATCACACAGGGGGACATAAATGTGTATTTAATTAAACACCAAAAGAGAGTAAAATCTAGGATAACATTTATCACATTTCGACATCAAACTTTCTTTAGGCAAAAATTCTGTGTATAAAAACTTTGGGTGTGCTTTTTATAAAAGTACATACATCAGAATTAGACAGGGGTTAATGCTAATTTACACTAACTGAATTAGCAAAGTGTTTTCATGCATGTATCAAAAACTTGAGTACAGTCTGCCATAATTATTATTTATGGATGACTACTAATTATTACACTAGATTTAACTTACATTATTTGTTGTTCCTACATaacaaaaaaacactaatttAGTTTGTAGGCAAAATCAAATAATTGTTACTTGCCTTTGGCACTGACATAAATGGAAAGCACTGCAGGTCCCCCTAGAACTTGGTGCACCTCTGAAAATGTGACAACTACCTAGTTAACCAGTTGGGTTGTATGATGTTTTGATCACTTCTAATATTACTGCCATAGCTCTAACTTCTTATCATTATGAGAAGAGTTTCATGGGTTCATTAACAGATGTAAGTCATAAATAAATCAATTTCATTCTGGATGTATTCTGGAGGAGGATGAACATCTTTTGCATCAAATGCAGCAGTCATGTCCCATCCATTTACAAATCCAACATTTAGATCTTTAAAGATGAGTTCAAATACAAAGTAGTGAATGAGACCATGGAAATCTGAATTTGTTTCATGAGTAGTACTTGTAGCCACAAGGTTCTCTGTTTTAAGTATAACCTTAGTTTCAGGGCTTCGTCGAAAAAGACGCACCAATGCCCTTCGTATGTTGATGAGTCTCCTGATGAAGTGGTGAACTGGATAAGGCCTAAAATGATAACCTACATTAAGGACAACCACAGTTTTATCATGCCCCCCAATCAAGTCGATTTCTCGTGGAATGGTGCGATCCTCTCTGCAAGACTGGTATGAACTGCTAATAAATGGGTTGCCATGTCTTTTCCAACTTACTCTCATATTCCTCTTTAGGTCAATGCCCCAAATCTTTTGTGCCCAGCCACTTTCATAAAGGTTCAAAACtgtcatttctaaaaaaaaaaaaaaaataggtgttgttaaaggagaaagaaaggtaaaaactaagtaagctttatcagaaaggtctatgtaaatacattcataagc
The sequence above is a segment of the Xenopus tropicalis strain Nigerian chromosome 7, UCB_Xtro_10.0, whole genome shotgun sequence genome. Coding sequences within it:
- the nxpe2 gene encoding neurexophilin and PC-esterase domain family member 2 (The RefSeq protein has 1 substitution compared to this genomic sequence), which codes for MKTNHNLEELNTCMQGKVIYIFGDSTLRQWMLYFRSKLNEMTVLNLYESGWAQKIWGIDLKRNMRVSWKRHGNPFISSSYQSCREDRTIPREIDLIGGHDKTVVVLNVGYHFRPYPVHHFIRRLINIRRALVRLFRRSPETKVILKTENLVATSTTHETNSDFHGLIHYFVFELIFKDLNVGFVNGWDMTAAFDAKDVHPPPEYIQNEIDLFMTYFC